The genomic region ACGTTGCCATCGTACATGGATCAAGGGTTATAGCTAGCTGTTTTGGGTGTTTGGGATGCGCCAAGGTGTACGTTGGGAAATAGCAGTAGTATAGAATTCAATGATATATAGTTTATGTAACTGACAAATGACAGGTTCATATCgctgatttttttttttgcatgttcACCGTGTTCTATCTAGACAGCATTAATTTGGGGGAAATAAGCATGGCACATGAAGTGTTCCCCAGAATAAAAAATTCCACGGTGGATAAAATTAGAACCATGATCAATGCCGACAAAAGGCCAATGGATTCAACAAAGAACGGAGATTTCATTTTTGGCATTTCAGCAGTAAGTCTCCACACAGAACATAATAGGATTCAGTTTACCGCTGCATCTTCAAAGAGAGGGCATACTAATCGgcctttgcccttgttttgcagCCACGAGATGCTGCTAGTTCAGCATATTCTAGGGCAGATGACGGCTATAATGCACAACAAGAAGGGGATGCTTGGGCATGTGCATGAAAGATTTGTGATTCTATGGGCCTGACACATCAGGTGACACTCCTGATGCAGTTTCGAGTGAACGTTAGGGTGTGACAAATTAAAGTCTCTTGTGGGCATAGTTTGCCTGAGACTGTTTCTGTTGGGGCCCAAGTGTTTGTATCATAAAGATCTAGATTGGCTATGTGGACCTATATATTAAGTCGTCAAACCATGGAATGATTTCGAAGGTCAAGTACAAACTACTGTCTGCGGACATGACCGAAATATAAGTTGCTTGGTATGGATGTCAAGTTACGAACGACCGGTTGCATAGTTTTCGTTCTTTTAAATATACGTTGAAGCTGGTTTGTGAACGAACTTCCGATGATATAGACATCATGCTGAAACATGTACCTGGCACTTAGGAAATGTCGGCTGGACCCACACGCCGCTCATCGTGTGTTTGGGCAACACCCAAACTGAATAATGTGCATGGCACAATTGTAGCAGTCTCAGTTTGGACTATGGACCTGGCACATTTTGGGTGTACCTTGCAATCATGTGCCTGTGGATTATTGTAGTCACCTGTAGTGTACAAAGCACAAGTCATCCGGGTGACATGTACAAGGTACAAGAAGCGTGAGCACAGAGAGGTTTCAACTGCGTACGTGCCGAGCACGTGATCTGCAAATACATGTGCCAGGCACATGATGTGTAATACGACAATCTGGAGGAAAGGGAGGTGGGTGGCGGTCGtgcgatctactccctccgttccaaattactcatcatgGTTTAGTTCAAATTTGGTTtttgttcaaatttgaactaaaaccacgacgagtaatttggaacagagggagtacaagtgttGAAACCAATCATGTGTTTCCTGATTGTGTAAGACAAATTTCCGGCGTTGTAGCTCAGTGCACAACTTCCATTCATGTTGTTGCGCAAGCAGTATCCAACAGAAAACAGATAATCATGGGATTTATAGTAAATCAATGCAGAGAGATCGCCATTAGAAAAAACATGCAAACCAAGATGATAATTAGTCGACGGGGATGCATAGGTGCAAACGTCACAGTCACATACCACGCATAAGGGGCTACAAGTTACAGATTCATGGATTTAACAAAAGAGCAAGCATTGCGCAGATGCACGATCACACAATATAGCACAGAACGATTCATAGTCTGTGCCCCAACCATACACTAGACACCACATAGGTGTTTTAAGATATGATGCACACTCGGACAGTCATTGACGCAGTCCCAGCGCGTTCGTGGAATGTGACGACCACAAGATCATCTTCCTTCATTTGGATGTGTATGACATACTTCCGAAAACCTCCTTCAATTACAAGCCTGCCATCTTTTGATTTCTTGAACAATGCCGTTACATGGGCTCCTGCATCATCATGCACAAGAATGATCCCTGAATCGTCCAAGACGCCCGCATTGCTCTCAATGAGATCATTCTTCGGGATCCTCTATCAAATGCAAACAACAACACGTTTGTGAACAGCCATCCATAAGCTGATCGTgaaatacaaaacaaaaaacataTATGTCATGATAATATGTTTATGTTCACTAACCATGTAGCCATCTTTAATGTCAACTCCATTCATCTTGTGCACAAAGATGCATCATACGTCTTCCAAAGCCCCGAATGCACATCTAATCATCTTtttcatctctgaatattcaaacTGATGTATACCCCTCGTGTACATGCAATGGTCGACGAGCTCGCGCTTCATGAGGGATAGGCCATTCAAAGCTGGCCACAACATCAAACTTATAAGCCAACACACATTTTGCAGCGAAAGTAAAATGTTCAAAAAAGAGATTTAACACAGACTTCCGAATTCAATGTGGTAGCCTTACCAACGAAGTGGCGTCTGCCTCACGCCAGCCATCCCCATGATTCCTGGTCCTCATAACTCCATGATCAACCATCACTTCGTACTCCAGTAGTTCTCTTGTGCCATCTTAGAGCTTCAACCCAATAGAAGGTTGTCATCGGAACTGAAACATGGCAAGACGGTCCTTCAAGATCTCCACATACGGCAGGCGGGTTTTTGCAATTAGGGAACTCCATGGCCTACATGTTAAGAAATAAAAAAATAAGCAACTATACACCAAGTAGTTGTTAAATCCATGTCCAGAATCTTTGCCATGAATAAAAACAAATCATTATACTACGCCAATGGGGTTTTCATAAATCAATATCTGGTCTAGCGCGTGTAATAGCGCTCAACAGTTTTATGTGAGCGTGCATGTTCCAGATTATCGTGTATCGCAATAAGTATATGGTGAGAGAGAAAAACAACTCAGTTGCCCAGATTTTTCCAAGTTGCAGCATTTAATTCGTGGCATGATCCATAGACCATTGACAGCCAAATGCAGGGCATTCTGAAACTTATGTTTGGATGTAAACGCATATATCATTTGGAACATCCTCTTGTTATGCACAGGCGAATGTTTTTTGAAAACATCGTGATTTTTGTCTTGTGTAAATAAACCAAAATATGCTCAGGTTAAGCTGACGTGAGATTTCAACGACCATTTCGAGCCATGCCCTTTTTGTATCAAGCTTATTGAGTGGTGTAAATAAATCATACTATGCCCAGAATATCGTAATATAAAGGTGTGTTACACCGAAACACGTTCCATCATGCACCATGGATGATATGAGTATGGGATGCGTTGCCGATCTGCGACATTCAGCAGTAAAACGCCTAATACCAGGGGAAATGAGAGAGTAATGCTTAAGTTTATGAAACAATTTAGGCCAAATAAGCTTAAATTCAGTGATCTACACCATCACCCCTCACACCATTCTCACAAAGATGACACACCTTGGGTCAGGATTATATGGGAAACATATTATCAAGATGGGCTGCCATGTAACAAATTGGTGGGCTCATTCTGGTGGAAAGGCATTCTGCAGACATTGCCTGAATACAAGAAGCATTCTAGATGTATTCCAGGAAAGGGGGAGACTATTCTGCTGTGGCACGACAATTGGTCGGACCTACCACTTCATCTAAAGAtgcctgagctttattcttttgcCATCAACAAAGATATCACACTGAATCAGATGCATGAGCATCAGGCACTGGAGAACTGCTTCCACCGACCTCTCTCACAACAAGCGTTTACTCAATTCAACATCCTTCAAGATCAACTGCATGGTCTGACTCTCACTGATGACTCTGATAAGTGGACATACACTTGGGCCTCACCAAACTACTCTGCAATGAAGATGTACAAACATTTGTTTGCCAAGAATGGGGCTCACTTCATCTTCAGGCAGCTATGGAAATCGAATTGCAGACTAAGACACAAGATTTTCTTCTGGATGCTACTCTATGACAGAGTTAGTACAAGGAACATGCTACACAGAAAAAACATGTATTTGCCAGACTACAACTATGCTCTTTGCTTGGACAAGACACAAGAAACTTTAATTCACCTGTTCTGGGACTGCCACTTTGCATTAAACTGCTGGAACTGTATCCTCCCAAACAGACAGAGGGGTATTTCGACCTACGATGAGATTGGAATGATGATTACGCTTCTTCCCCAGGATTTGGCTATGGAGATCATTATCATGGGCTGATGGGCCATCTGGATGGTCAGGAATGATAAGATTTTCAGATCTTCACTTCCTAGTTTGAACTCCTGGAAATTCTATGTTCAGGAAGGCATGCAACACATCAAACTCAGATCAAATGAAGCCAAGGCCGCAAAGATAGACCAGTGGATTGAACAGACTCTGTAATTCTTTTTATTATGATACCTAGAACAGGCATTGGGTGATTTGTTGTGTGGTCTTGTACTTTGTATTTTGTTTATATTATATAAaataccgtagaacaattgttctacggtcacAGGGTCAAAAAAAAACCATTCTCTCCATCCCCGGCATTGCCAATAAAACTGAAGTTGAGAAACCGTCACACAGACATGGAATCTACGAATCTTGAATGGGAAGTAATGACCAGATTTGGTTTCGGGAAGCAATAATATGAATCTTATTTTCTCGGAGGAAAGTATCGGTTACAGCGGAggcaggaaggggacgacgcataCCTAGGACCAGGGCGTAACGAGATCCTCGCGTTCCAGCCGCCGGACCTGTTTCTGAATCCGCCCGGCTCCCGTCGATGGATGAAGATGGAGAAGTTCTTTAGGGAAAAGGGATGGGGCGGACGCTCGCGTGCTTGGGGAATAGAAGCAGGCAGACGCTCGGCGCGCGGGGGTGTTCCGGATCCTTCCAGTCCAAGATCTGTGGTCCGGCACAGAATCAAGAAGAAAGGGGGATTCAGAATCTCATTTGGGGAAGCTGAAAAATGATTAAGACGCATCCCGGATGAGCGTTGCGAATAGCATAGCAGTATCCAGACTCGATACGTACCTACAGCCGTCCGCCGGAGAGGTTCCCGGGGCGGCAAGCGCCGGCGCCATTGAATCGCCTCCTTGCACCCAATCCATTAGAGCGAACGAGCAGGGCGCTGTATAGGGAGAGAATTTAGTCGTATTCACGGGTCCGCGTCGGTATGCAGGGGACGGGTGGAAGACAAGGAGGTGCAGAGCAGCTGTTACCCCTACGACGACAAGGAACGGTGACAGATGTCTGACACGGTAATACGGGCACTAAATCGCTATCCAGCGTCGGACATCTCGAGGTAAAGGGCAACGTTTCAACCGTTACGATAACGCGGCCCCGGTGCAGGTGTGCGAAAAATCCGCGCCCGAGGCACCTTGGGCACTGGGCGCTGCCCTTCTACGACAAATCAGAGTATGTCCCTGAGTTCAAGCTATGGTTGGGCTTCAGCCCGCCCAGGCCGAACTACCTGTGCGCCGCTGACCTGTCCACCATGGACCATGGCCAACGGCCCGTCGTACATCATGTTTGGGAAGATCTTGATCGGCCTGAGGAAGAGGACTGGGTACCGACGCATTTCAGGATACTGAACCTTGGCTCTGGCAAGTTTTGCATTGCTAAAATCATTAGCGCAGAGGCGACTGGCATGAAATTTTCTGTGCTCACTGGCATCGAGATGGTTCGCGGCAAAGAtgatcagagccgcagtgatacggAAGCCGGCCATCCACCCATGACCAAAAACAATCACGGTAATACGGTATCCGTCCACGAATGCGTCTGCCGTAGTGATACGGAAGCCGGCCATCCACCCATGACCGCATACATTTCAGACCGATTTCAACACACAAGATGAAAGTCTAAATGATTGCCGCCACAGGCAGCGCCCGTTTCCCACAACATATCTTTCTCATGTCCGACAGCAAGCTCATCGGCCGGCCGTGAGCCCCGGGAAGTGAAGATTCAACGGGAGGGGAAGAGTAGTGGCCTTCGCGAAGCTGCGAGCAAGCTCATCGAATGTGTGACCCTACAAGACGTCGACAGTGGCCTTTCTGGGACCCAAGCGGTGGCGGCCTCCCatattctactcttcctcgccatcGACAGGGGCAGACATGGACATGCCAACCTCGTCGTCATGGCGGCGGGGTGCGAACGACGATGGCGGCGTGGTCAAGGCAGAGCTGGTGACATCCTCGCTCTCGTGTGCCTCCTCTTCCTCCGTCGCCGCGTCGATGTCCAAGAACAGGGCGTCTCCCTCTGCCCACAGCACGTGCAACCGCCATCGCTCGTGGTGGATCTCGCGGGCGCTGCAGTACGACAGGAGCAGCACTTGCTCCTATCGAGGAAGCCTAGACCGTCCGCCACCATAGTTATGACAGGCTTGTCGTTCGCCTGGTCGCTGACGATTTGTTCCTCCGCGAGCTGGTGCTCGTCGAAGGAGTCGGGGAGAAGGCGCGTACACCGGGTTGCGACGCATGCGACACTTTCGACCGACGCACCACTTCAATGCTGGCTCTCATTAGATGTCATGTCCGTTGGTGCTCCCGAGCGGCACTGACCGACATGAATATGCGGCAATCACTTCATGCGGGAAATAGTGTGAGCAAGTGAAAGGGTTTTGGGTGGTTCCGGGTGTCTGTCGCGTGCTGCCCAACGGTTTGGACGCCCGCAAAGCATCCTAGTTTGCCTCTGGTCCGTGGAAGGACGGACGTCCGGACCAGTCCACGGACCGATGGAGTGCCACGTTGGATGATAAAATAAATACAGACCGCTTGATCCGGATGGATGCGAGCGATTTGAGGTTAGTGTTGGAAGATCAAAGTTTGACTACATATTTAACTAGTGAAATTCACTATATTATTCACATATTCAACTCTGCGGCGCTGATTATGAACCGGAGGAAACTGAACTTGGTGAACGTAAACATCACAGGCATTTTGTAGTTAGCGGGACGTCTCCTTTAGCCGAAAACTTATCGTCAGGAATTGGGGGTCATTCTTTTCTTTCCGAACAAACATTATCAGTCTCTGGTTGTGTCGTGTTGCCTTGGATCATATACACTCTATTCGATCCTGTACGGCTGTACACTCCTTGCCCTATGTATTTATATGTAGTATTTGCCATTCGTGATCAATCGCAGCCATCTAGAAAAATAAAAATTCCCTCGCGTGCGCTCCTCCATCACATCCTCTTGCGTCGCATGATCCGGCGGGAGCGCTCTCGGTGATGCCGCCGGCGATCGCtttggcgtcggcgtcggcgtcgatgCGCGGCGGCGAAGGCGCGAAGGGTACGGCGCGGCGCCCGGACCGCGTGCTGGCCGCGCGCCGGCGGCGAGCTGCCGTGCTGCTCCTCGCTCTAGCGTACACGGCGGCTATGCTTGTGCTCCTCCTGGGCGCTGACGGCACGGGCCTGGGCACAGGTGGTGGACGCGTGGTGGTAGGTGCGCCGCGTCCGCGGGCGCGGGCGCCAGCGCCGCCCGGATCGGTGTACCGCAGCCACCTCGTGTTCGAGCGGCTCCTGCCGGAAATGCGCGCCCTCGCCTCTCGTCCTAGCCCGGTGAGTTCTTGCTCGTTCCCAGGGACTAGTAATGTTTATTCGATCCATTCCCAGCGGAATGGGTGGATTGGCTTAAAAAAGAGGTGGAAATTTTCTTCCGGCCATGTGCGTCGGATGAATTTTTCTCGTCTACTCCTTGATTTGCCACTGGATGCTCATGGTTTGATTATAAATCGTCCCAAAATTGTTTGTAGCTTTACCACACATTGCATCCAAGTTTTGTGTTGGCTGTTTGTGAGTTGTGACACAAATACAGTAGAATGCTACATAGCTTACTAGTACTAATCTCTAGTGAAACTGGTGGTGACACTGAGATAACACTGAATTTGGCTGCTTGTAGGAGTAGACATCCATTGAATCCTTTATTTGTATTGCTATAGCACTACTGCAGGCCAATGAAGATACTTGGCACCTTGAGATGGCAATACATAGGACATAAATAATGTACTTATAAGACTGTAGCATGCGAGTTCTGTTTCATGTTCATATGCCAAAAAGGTGACAGCCCTTCATGTGGCAGGCCTATAATATGTTCTGCAACTTGGGAGATGCTTGGCATTGGGAGCTCTTTAAAGGTCAAAGAGGATTTATCTGTCAGTTGTTGATTGTAACAATGGTGTCATGATGATGATCATTTTTAGCATTACAGTGCTACTAATCCAATCACAACACATGTTCAATGCCTATGATCACTGTGACCAACAACATTTTTTCCTTTTAGTTTACATAGTCATACATACACTCTTCGCATGTATGTAACATGATTTTGCCGTGTCATTGCAGTTAATGGCATCCCATTATAAAAAGTCTGGAAAGAGATGGGTACCTTGCATCAGAAAGAGATTGACACAATCAGGTGCAAATTTGAAATGCTTTTTATGAATTTCTATACCAAATGTACCAAGATCAGCCAGTCAGAATCAGCTTTAGTATAAGTAGTAACAGGCGACATAGCTAAGTAGTTTTTATTGATGGTCCACATTACACTTTTCAGCGTTACCACCTTCAAATGGTTTTCTCGTAATTGAAGCAAATGGTGGTCTGAATCAGCAACGCATTTCTGTAAGTTGCATGATCAATTTCTTACTGAACGTGGACCAACTAGATATATTCCTCAGAGTCATCTTGATTACATATACACTACTGAAACGAAACTCACTGTTGGTACTGAAATACCTTTCTTTAATGGTATATTCTATACAGTAAAAGTATAATGATCCATGGTTCGATATTAACTATCCAAAGTCCAAACCCTTTATGGCCCCTGGATTCCTGTTTCGCAGACTCCCTTGGATTCGTTTTGAATTTATTTCTTGCATGAACATGCTGTTTCATGTTTTGTTGCAGCTTACCCTTTTATCTTCCACTAAATTCTGAATACTTTCAAAAGTCATTACGCATTCCACTGATCTTCATAtgtagaattcttttcttttttctaGTGTCTCAACTGCCAACTTGAATTTCAAACTTCACAACATGTTTGCTCTGTAGTGTTTATCTGAGTCTAACAGAGATGTCTCGATACAGATTTGTGATGCTGTTGCTGTGGCAAGCTTACTTAATGCAACTCTTGTCAGCCCAGCTTTTCATCTGAATAGTGTTTGGCGTGATTCTAGGTAACTATTTTGCTTCTTTGTAGAATATCCGCAGATGTGTTTGGAGAAACTGGCATACAGCACATCCGTCCCTGGGTCACTTTCTTGAGAACTAGCTCTGTAAAAACGCCATTTGCATAATTAAGTTTCAAATTTACTTCAGTTAGCATTTTCTGTATTATATAAGTGAAAATTCTTTCTTTGCCCATTGTTTATCTGCTCTCGATAAATAAAATGGATCAGTATCCTTTCCTTTTTGGAAAAGAGAAACTTCATTATGTCTCTTCAAGCCCTTGTCTGCACTCTTTTTTTGTGCTATCAAGTCACTATTTTCTGTTGTGTCATTTCTTTTGTGCTTCCGTTTTAACAATGCATTTTTCAGCACTCTTGTTTTGTTCCTTGTTAAGCATGTACCTCAATAATGTCGATAGTATCACATCGATCTTTGCATTTGCCATTTTATAAGCTGTATCCCTATGAAAATAATTGATTGAATAAAGAATTGTTATTTTTTATGTAGCTTTGGTTTTCTTTCATATGTTATTATATTTTCAGTAATATTCTCCTCATGCCTGTGTCATATAATATGTTTTTGATTTTTGATTTTCTCATCACTTTTCCAGAAGGATAATTCTTCTTTGTTCCTGCATAATATTTCAGCAAATTTGGTGATATATTTGATGAAGACCATTTTATTGAGACACTCCGAAAACATGTAAGGGTTGTCAAAGAACTTCCTGAAAATGTTTCTGCGCAGTTTGACCATAATATCAGCAGTATACCGAATATGAGAACCAAAGCCTTCTCGTCTCACAGTTACTACCTAGAAAAGGTGCTTCCGAAACTGTTGGAGCTAGGGTATGTGCTCCTGTTGCACCTTCCTTTGATATAGTGTCAAATTCTTGCTACTAAAGGCGTTCTATACTACCATATCTTTGCTCATTTTCTGTTCTATGACACAGGGCTGTGCGTATTGCTCCTTTCTCAAATAGATTGGCTAATTCAGTTCCATCAAATATCAATGCGTTGAGATGTTTGGCAAACTATGAGGCATTGAGATTTTCTGAACCCATAAGAATTCTTGCAGATAACATGGTTGACCGAATGATCAAGAAGAGTGCTTTGACTAGTGGGAAGTACATGTCAGTTCATCTTCGCTTTGAAGAGGTTCAAATACAATGCCATGCTAGTTGGTGCCTGTTATTAAATCTTTTCAGTAAGACCAAGCTTTATGATGATTGTGTGTGCTGCATTTTAGGATATGGTAGCTTTCTCATGCTGTATATATGACGGTGACTGGAAGGAGAATATTGCAATGGAGAATGCTCGCGAAAGGGGCTGGAGAGGGAAGTTTCGCCGACCAGGTCGAGTGATAAATCCCGAGGCCAATCGGAGGAATGGGAGATGTCCTTTAGCTCCTATAGAGGTTGAAATGTTAGTTCCCCGCAATTGTTTTGAGTATGCTCGTATTGCAACACTTCTAGGGCCAGTTAGGGGTACATTTACCAATTTTAGTAAGCTCTCTAAAGATATTCTTAACTGttacatccaagaatgataagtGCTTTAAAATTGCCACTGCAGTACTTAATGGAGCCTCACTCTGTTTTTTTCCTGAGTGCACATCATGTTCATTACTCCCCAGGCTATCTATTGTTAGAGAATACAGTTGGACACTCCAAATAGCATCTATGGTGTTGTGCATTGGTGCAAAAAGCATTTTGTAGGCATTTGCATTGCAGACTACAGTAGGTAGTGCTGGACGTCATGTTTTCAGACCATTTCTAGAATTCCTTATCATAGTCCTTTATTTTTCAGTGGACTGATTAGTTAAACTGGAGTTAAAGCTTTGGTAAATGTATCCTGCCACCATAATTTGCAGATGCATTCCAATAGGCCTTTCTGCAAGCTGCCAAGAGATCTTATTTACATGATATCATTGTATAACTTTACTTTTTCCTCACTAGTTTTGTTTATGCAGGTTGGAATGATGCTGCATGGCATGGGGTTTGATAATACTACCTCACTCTATGTTGCCTCTGGTAAAATATACAATGCTGAGAAGTATATGACTCCTCTTCGCGAGTTGTTTCCACTTCTACAAACAAAGGAAACGCTCACTTCACCTGAGGAGCTTGCACAGTTCAAGGTATTTCCCCCTCCCTTAGTTACTCCGTTTCTATCATAAATTGTTACTGTAGAAAGGATGCATTCTTACATTATTTCACAGCAAGCATGCATAACCCTTGTTCAGTTTGAAGGGAGGGTAACAGTTGGATAAGAGCCATTTCTTATCTCCATGACAGACTTACCTTTGACTCACATTCCTATATCCAGGGGCATTCATCCAGACTGGCCGCATTGGACTACACAGTCTGTCTATGGAGCGAAGCCTTTGTAACGACTCAAGGAAGCAATTTCCCTCATTTCCTGATCGGACACATGCGTTATTTGTATGGGGGGCATGCAAAGACAATAACACCAGATAAACGGAAAATGGTGCTACTCTTTGACAACCCGGATATCAGGTCAGCTTTGAGTAACCGTTGTCTGATATGTCTAAGTGCACGAGGAAGCTGGAGAAGGCCCGAATTTTGCCACGTCAAATCTGGATATCCACATTTAGCTAGTTTCCATTTGGACAGTCAATTTTAGAGATAAATTATTGTAGAAAATCATAGTGAATTTTAACTATTGTCCATATTGTTTTATATGTAAACACTGAAATACATTTTAGCTGAATGTAAGGCTGTAACGGAACCTCTGATATCCAACTTGTttgctttgactgcagatgggaTCGGTTCAGGCACCTCATGCAGGATATTCGTCGCCAAAGTGAATCGAAAGGTTTCGGGTTCAGGAAACAGCATGGATCGATATACAACCTCCCGATGCCCGACTGCATGTGTCAGCAAGCTGAAGCATGATGATGTAGAGTACCGATTTATGTACTTGTAAGTAGGAGTTACACATAGAAATTTGTTACATTTTTTTTGTCTGTAGGTAAAGAGTACTGTAGTAGACTAGAGATGCCAAATCGTGTGGTTGTCGATATGAAATCCAGCCCAGAGATGCAGTTATGCTGTCTGAAATGAAAGAGAgccttgttttttcttttcttcagAATATGCCACA from Triticum aestivum cultivar Chinese Spring chromosome 4A, IWGSC CS RefSeq v2.1, whole genome shotgun sequence harbors:
- the LOC123086657 gene encoding O-fucosyltransferase 9 isoform X1, which encodes MPPAIALASASASMRGGEGAKGTARRPDRVLAARRRRAAVLLLALAYTAAMLVLLLGADGTGLGTGGGRVVVGAPRPRARAPAPPGSVYRSHLVFERLLPEMRALASRPSPLMASHYKKSGKRWVPCIRKRLTQSALPPSNGFLVIEANGGLNQQRISICDAVAVASLLNATLVSPAFHLNSVWRDSSKFGDIFDEDHFIETLRKHVRVVKELPENVSAQFDHNISSIPNMRTKAFSSHSYYLEKVLPKLLELGAVRIAPFSNRLANSVPSNINALRCLANYEALRFSEPIRILADNMVDRMIKKSALTSGKYMSVHLRFEEDMVAFSCCIYDGDWKENIAMENARERGWRGKFRRPGRVINPEANRRNGRCPLAPIEVGMMLHGMGFDNTTSLYVASGKIYNAEKYMTPLRELFPLLQTKETLTSPEELAQFKGHSSRLAALDYTVCLWSEAFVTTQGSNFPHFLIGHMRYLYGGHAKTITPDKRKMVLLFDNPDIRWDRFRHLMQDIRRQSESKGFGFRKQHGSIYNLPMPDCMCQQAEA
- the LOC123086657 gene encoding O-fucosyltransferase 9 isoform X2, which gives rise to MLGIGSSLKLMASHYKKSGKRWVPCIRKRLTQSALPPSNGFLVIEANGGLNQQRISICDAVAVASLLNATLVSPAFHLNSVWRDSSKFGDIFDEDHFIETLRKHVRVVKELPENVSAQFDHNISSIPNMRTKAFSSHSYYLEKVLPKLLELGAVRIAPFSNRLANSVPSNINALRCLANYEALRFSEPIRILADNMVDRMIKKSALTSGKYMSVHLRFEEDMVAFSCCIYDGDWKENIAMENARERGWRGKFRRPGRVINPEANRRNGRCPLAPIEVGMMLHGMGFDNTTSLYVASGKIYNAEKYMTPLRELFPLLQTKETLTSPEELAQFKGHSSRLAALDYTVCLWSEAFVTTQGSNFPHFLIGHMRYLYGGHAKTITPDKRKMVLLFDNPDIRWDRFRHLMQDIRRQSESKGFGFRKQHGSIYNLPMPDCMCQQAEA